The region AGTTCCCTGGGGACAACTAATGGCTGCTTCAGTAATAGTTACAATGCCTTTGGTTATTTTGGTTTTAGTGTTCCAAAACAGGATAGTTCAAGGTTTAACAGCTGGAAGCGTAAAAGGATGATATAGATGAAAGTTTTGTTTGGAACAGATGGCATAAGAGAGGTTGTTAATGAAAAGTTGACCGTTGACTTAGCGATGAAACTTGGAAACGCACTTGCTAATCTTTTCGGTTCTGAGTATAAGAAATTGTATATTGCAAGAGATACACGAAATTCAGGAAAGGCATTAGAAATGGCTTTAGCTTCTGGAGCTTTGACAGGCGGAATGGACGTTGAATCATGTGGAGTCCTAACCACACCGGGATTAGCGTTTATAACAAAGGAAAAAAAGTCGTTGGGTGTTGTTATCTCTGCATCTCACAATCCTCCAATGTACAACGGATTAAAAGTTTTTTGTGAAGGGTTCAAAGTTTCAGACGAGACAGAAGAAAAGTTGGAAGAAATAATTTTGAAGGGGTTATTTAAATACTCGGATTATATAGATATTGGAAGATACATAGAAGATTCCTCAAAAAAAGAGTATATTGATTACGTGGTTTCTTTGTACAAAGAAAATATAAAATGTAAAGATTTAAAAATTGCTGTTGATGTAGGTAACGGTGCCGCTGGAGCTATAATAGACGACATTTTTGGTGAACTCGGTTTGAACTATACTGTATACCAAAATGCTCCCGATGGTTTCAATATCAACGCAAACTGTGGCTCTACTTCACCGGAAACTTTGTCAAAAATAGTTAAGGAAGAAAAGTACGACCTCGGAATCTTGTTCGATGGAGATGCGGACAGATGCCTTTTTATAGACCATTATGGTAATCTGGTAGATGGTGATGTATTAATGGCTATCAACGCTCTGAAGTTGAAGGCTCAAGGCAGGTTAAAAAATAAAGTAGTTGTTGCAACAATTATGAGTAATTTGGGTTTAGAAGAGTATTTAAAGAAAAATGAAATACTTCTTCTGCGAACGGATGTAGGTGATAAATACGTTTTAGAAAAAATGCTGGATGAAAATGCAATAATTGGTGGTGAACAATCAGGACATATTATATTTC is a window of Petrotoga olearia DSM 13574 DNA encoding:
- the glmM gene encoding phosphoglucosamine mutase, with product MKVLFGTDGIREVVNEKLTVDLAMKLGNALANLFGSEYKKLYIARDTRNSGKALEMALASGALTGGMDVESCGVLTTPGLAFITKEKKSLGVVISASHNPPMYNGLKVFCEGFKVSDETEEKLEEIILKGLFKYSDYIDIGRYIEDSSKKEYIDYVVSLYKENIKCKDLKIAVDVGNGAAGAIIDDIFGELGLNYTVYQNAPDGFNINANCGSTSPETLSKIVKEEKYDLGILFDGDADRCLFIDHYGNLVDGDVLMAINALKLKAQGRLKNKVVVATIMSNLGLEEYLKKNEILLLRTDVGDKYVLEKMLDENAIIGGEQSGHIIFLDRSTTGDGIITALETLETLKYFSKSLYDFLREIPKYPQHLENVTVKDKAKIMKDIRIENLTKKYQSIEGFRVIVRPSGTEPKIRIMTEGSNKETIEQCITEFSQLVQSIDNG